A single window of Pseudomonas lijiangensis DNA harbors:
- the gyrA gene encoding DNA gyrase subunit A yields MGELAKEILPVNIEDELKQSYLDYAMSVIVGRALPDARDGLKPVHRRVLYAMSELGNDWNKPYKKSARVVGDVIGKYHPHGDTAVYDTIVRMAQPFSLRYLLVDGQGNFGSVDGDNAAAMRYTEVRMTKLAHELLADLHKETVDWVPNYDGTELIPAVMPTRIPNLLVNGSSGIAVGMATNIPPHNLGEVIDGCLALIDNPEVTVDELMQYIPGPDFPTAGIINGRAGIIEAYRTGRGRIYMRARSIVEDIDKVGGRQQIVITELPYQLNKARLIEKIAELVKEKKLEGITELRDESDKDGMRVVIELRRGEVPEVILNNLYAQTQLQSVFGINIVALIDGRPRILNLKDLLEAFVRHRREVVTRRTVFELRKARERGHILEGQAVALSNIDPVIALIKASPSPAEAKEGLISTAWESSAVVEMVERAGADSCRPENLDPQYGLRDGKYFLSPEQAQAILELRLHRLTGLEHEKLLTEYQEILNQIGELIRILGSATRLMEVIREELELIRSEYGDVRRTEILDARLDLTLGDLITEEERVVTISHGGYAKTQPLAVYQAQRRGGKGKSATGIKDEDYIAHLLVANSHTTLLMFSSKGKVYWLKTYEIPEASRAARGRPLVNLLPLDEGEYITAMLPIDLEALQQSSGADDELEDAEDSVIEGEVVEAEEAEEEDGDTPELVAEPTGAYIFMATAFGTVKKTPLAQFSRPRSSGLIALKLKEGDTLIAVAITDGAKEVMLFSDAGKVIRFAESDVRQMGRGARGVRGMKIGKGRLISMLIPESGAQILTASERGFGKRTLLSKFPRRGRGGQGVIAMVTKGRNGKLIGAVQVQEGEEIMLISDQGTLVRTRVDEVSRLDRNTQGVTLIKLATDETLVGLERVQEPSEVEDDELDGEIVDGVVVEADDADDLQVDADAAADDDETQG; encoded by the coding sequence ATGGGCGAACTGGCCAAAGAAATCCTCCCGGTCAATATCGAAGACGAGCTGAAGCAGTCCTACCTCGACTACGCGATGAGCGTAATCGTCGGGCGTGCACTGCCGGATGCGCGCGATGGCTTGAAGCCCGTGCACCGGCGCGTGCTGTACGCAATGAGCGAGCTGGGTAACGACTGGAACAAGCCGTACAAGAAATCCGCTCGTGTGGTTGGTGACGTAATCGGTAAGTACCACCCGCATGGCGATACCGCTGTCTACGACACCATCGTTCGTATGGCGCAGCCCTTCTCGCTGCGCTACCTGCTGGTAGACGGCCAGGGCAACTTCGGTTCGGTCGACGGCGACAACGCCGCGGCCATGCGATACACCGAAGTGCGCATGACCAAGCTGGCTCACGAGCTGCTGGCCGACCTGCACAAGGAAACCGTGGACTGGGTGCCCAACTATGACGGCACCGAGCTGATCCCGGCGGTCATGCCCACCCGTATTCCCAACCTGCTGGTCAACGGCTCCAGCGGTATTGCCGTGGGCATGGCGACCAACATTCCGCCGCACAACCTCGGTGAAGTCATCGACGGCTGTTTGGCCCTGATCGACAATCCCGAAGTGACTGTCGATGAGTTGATGCAATACATTCCAGGCCCGGACTTCCCGACGGCGGGGATCATCAACGGTCGTGCCGGCATCATCGAAGCCTATCGCACCGGTCGTGGCCGCATTTATATGCGTGCCCGTTCCATCGTCGAAGACATCGACAAGGTAGGCGGTCGTCAGCAGATCGTCATCACCGAGCTGCCGTACCAGTTGAACAAGGCTCGCCTGATCGAAAAGATCGCCGAGCTGGTAAAAGAGAAGAAACTCGAAGGTATCACCGAGCTGCGCGACGAGTCCGACAAGGACGGTATGCGCGTGGTCATCGAGCTGCGTCGTGGCGAGGTTCCAGAGGTCATCCTCAACAACCTCTATGCCCAGACCCAGCTGCAAAGCGTATTCGGCATCAACATCGTTGCGTTGATCGACGGTCGTCCGCGAATCCTCAACCTCAAGGATCTGCTGGAAGCTTTCGTCCGTCACCGTCGCGAAGTGGTGACCCGCCGTACCGTCTTCGAACTACGCAAGGCGCGTGAGCGTGGGCATATTCTCGAAGGTCAGGCCGTTGCGCTGTCGAACATCGACCCTGTCATCGCCCTCATCAAGGCTTCGCCTTCTCCGGCCGAAGCCAAGGAAGGACTGATCAGCACGGCCTGGGAATCCAGCGCTGTGGTTGAAATGGTCGAGCGTGCCGGTGCCGATTCCTGCCGTCCGGAAAACCTCGATCCACAGTACGGTCTGCGTGACGGCAAGTATTTCCTGTCGCCTGAACAGGCACAGGCGATTCTTGAATTGCGTCTGCATCGTCTGACCGGTCTGGAGCATGAAAAACTGCTCACCGAGTATCAGGAAATCCTCAACCAGATCGGCGAGCTGATCCGCATCCTGGGCAGCGCCACGCGCCTGATGGAAGTGATCCGCGAAGAACTGGAACTGATTCGCTCCGAATATGGCGATGTGCGCCGCACCGAGATTCTCGATGCGCGTCTGGACCTGACCCTGGGTGACCTGATCACCGAAGAAGAGCGTGTTGTCACCATTTCCCACGGCGGTTATGCCAAGACCCAGCCATTGGCGGTCTATCAGGCTCAGCGTCGTGGAGGTAAAGGCAAATCGGCTACCGGCATCAAGGATGAGGACTACATTGCTCACCTGCTGGTCGCCAACAGCCACACCACATTGCTGATGTTCTCCAGCAAGGGCAAGGTTTACTGGCTCAAGACCTACGAGATTCCGGAAGCGTCCCGTGCCGCTCGTGGTCGTCCGCTGGTCAACCTGTTGCCGCTGGACGAAGGTGAATACATCACCGCCATGCTGCCGATCGATCTTGAAGCGCTGCAGCAGAGTTCGGGTGCCGATGACGAGCTGGAAGATGCCGAAGATTCGGTAATCGAAGGTGAAGTGGTCGAGGCCGAGGAAGCCGAGGAAGAAGACGGCGATACGCCGGAACTGGTTGCCGAGCCGACTGGCGCCTACATCTTCATGGCCACGGCCTTCGGTACGGTCAAGAAGACGCCTCTGGCACAGTTCTCCCGTCCTCGCTCCAGCGGCCTGATTGCCCTGAAGCTCAAGGAAGGCGACACCCTGATTGCCGTTGCGATTACCGACGGCGCCAAGGAAGTCATGCTGTTCTCCGACGCCGGCAAGGTCATCCGTTTCGCCGAGAGCGATGTTCGTCAGATGGGCCGCGGCGCTCGCGGTGTGCGCGGGATGAAGATCGGCAAGGGCCGACTGATTTCCATGCTGATCCCCGAGTCTGGCGCGCAGATTCTCACCGCTTCCGAGCGTGGTTTCGGCAAGCGTACCCTGCTGAGCAAGTTCCCGCGTCGCGGTCGTGGCGGTCAGGGCGTTATCGCCATGGTCACCAAGGGTCGTAACGGTAAGCTGATCGGCGCTGTGCAGGTTCAGGAAGGCGAGGAAATCATGCTGATTTCCGATCAGGGTACGCTGGTGCGCACTCGGGTCGACGAAGTCTCCCGCCTGGATCGCAACACCCAGGGCGTCACCCTGATCAAGCTGGCCACCGACGAAACCCTGGTGGGTCTGGAGCGTGTCCAGGAGCCATCGGAAGTCGAAGATGACGAACTTGACGGTGAAATCGTGGATGGTGTCGTGGTCGAGGCAGATGATGCCGACGATCTGCAAGTCGATGCCGATGCAGCAGCGGACGATGACGAAACACAAGGCTGA
- the mtnA gene encoding S-methyl-5-thioribose-1-phosphate isomerase: MRDRLLAAEKVKAIDWRDDTLYLLDQRVLPFEETWHAYSSAAAVAEAIRTMVVRGAPAIGIAAAYGVVLGARARFAAGGDWLTALEADFSLLADSRPTAVNLFWALNRMRDRLQRLKEGDNPLAVLEAEAVAIHLSDREANLTMAQLGADLIRKHQGNLQAVLTHCNTGALATGGFGTALGVIRAAHLEGMIERVYADETRPWLQGSRLTAWELANEGIPVTLNADSAAAHLMRTKGITWVIVGADRITANGDVANKIGTYQLAVAAMHHGVRFMVVAPSSTIDMDTASGEDIVIEERDGRELLEVGGHRVGADVEAFNPVFDVTPADLIDAIVTEKGIVERPDTAKMALLMSRKHLH; this comes from the coding sequence ATGCGCGATCGGCTATTGGCTGCAGAGAAGGTAAAGGCCATCGATTGGCGAGATGACACTCTGTATCTCCTGGATCAGCGTGTGCTTCCGTTCGAGGAAACCTGGCACGCCTACAGCAGCGCTGCGGCAGTGGCCGAGGCCATTCGCACGATGGTGGTGCGCGGTGCGCCTGCCATCGGTATCGCGGCAGCTTATGGCGTTGTGCTGGGGGCTCGCGCCCGTTTCGCGGCGGGTGGTGACTGGCTGACGGCGCTGGAGGCGGATTTCTCGCTGCTCGCGGACTCGCGTCCTACGGCCGTCAATCTGTTCTGGGCGCTGAACCGGATGCGCGACCGCCTGCAACGGCTCAAGGAAGGGGATAACCCTCTGGCTGTTCTGGAGGCCGAAGCCGTTGCGATCCACCTGAGCGACCGTGAAGCCAACCTGACCATGGCGCAACTGGGTGCGGATCTGATTCGCAAGCATCAGGGCAATCTTCAGGCGGTCCTGACCCACTGCAACACTGGCGCCCTGGCCACGGGCGGCTTTGGCACTGCGCTGGGCGTGATCCGGGCTGCGCACCTGGAAGGCATGATCGAGCGCGTCTATGCCGATGAAACCCGGCCATGGCTGCAAGGCTCGCGCCTGACGGCCTGGGAACTGGCCAACGAGGGGATTCCGGTCACTCTCAATGCCGACTCTGCCGCTGCGCACCTGATGCGCACCAAAGGCATCACCTGGGTCATTGTCGGTGCCGACCGCATTACCGCCAATGGTGACGTGGCCAACAAGATCGGTACGTATCAACTGGCGGTCGCAGCCATGCACCATGGTGTGCGCTTCATGGTGGTGGCGCCCAGCTCCACGATCGACATGGACACGGCCAGCGGTGAAGACATCGTCATTGAAGAGCGCGACGGTCGCGAACTGCTGGAAGTGGGCGGTCATCGGGTGGGCGCTGATGTCGAGGCCTTCAATCCGGTATTCGATGTGACGCCTGCGGACCTGATCGATGCCATCGTGACCGAAAAGGGCATCGTCGAGCGGCCGGATACCGCCAAGATGGCCCTGCTCATGAGTCGCAAGCACCTGCATTGA
- a CDS encoding TRZ/ATZ family hydrolase translates to MPNATAPLDLLLLPTWLVPVEPAGVVLKEHGLGIRDGCIAYIGPRAEALKQNALQIQELPGMLLTPGLINAHGHAAMTLFRGLADDLPLMTWLQDHIWPAEGKWVTEDFVRDGTDVAIAEQIKGGITCFSDMYFYPKVAADRVHNSGIRAQITVPVLDFPIPGARTTDESLHIGVELFNDLIHHPRIKVAFGPHAPYTVSDENLEKVRVIADELDAMIQMHVHETAFEVEQALEQRQERPLARLNRLGLLGPRFQAVHMTQISDDDLALLVESNSSVLHCPESNLKLASGFCPVERLWQAGVNVAVGTDGAASNNDLDLLGETRTAALLAKAVAGSATALDAHRALRMATLNGARALGIQAETGSLEIGKAADMVAFDLSRLEQQPIYDPVSQLIYATGRDCVSHVWVAGRQLLDNRRLTRMDEQALRETAIAWGKRISGAN, encoded by the coding sequence ATGCCGAACGCCACCGCACCGCTCGACCTTCTGCTCCTGCCCACCTGGCTGGTGCCGGTCGAGCCCGCAGGCGTGGTACTCAAGGAGCACGGGCTGGGCATCCGTGACGGCTGCATCGCCTACATTGGCCCGAGGGCCGAAGCCTTGAAGCAGAATGCCCTGCAAATACAGGAACTGCCTGGCATGCTGCTCACTCCAGGGCTGATCAATGCCCACGGCCATGCGGCAATGACCCTTTTCCGCGGCCTGGCCGACGATCTGCCGCTGATGACCTGGCTGCAGGACCATATCTGGCCGGCCGAGGGCAAATGGGTCACCGAAGACTTCGTTCGTGATGGCACGGATGTGGCCATCGCCGAGCAGATCAAGGGCGGCATCACCTGTTTCTCGGACATGTACTTCTATCCCAAGGTCGCTGCCGATCGCGTCCATAACAGCGGGATCCGCGCCCAGATCACCGTGCCGGTGCTGGACTTCCCGATCCCTGGCGCCAGAACCACCGATGAATCCCTGCATATCGGCGTCGAGCTGTTCAACGACCTGATTCATCACCCGCGCATCAAGGTTGCCTTCGGCCCCCATGCGCCCTACACCGTCAGCGACGAAAACCTGGAAAAGGTCAGGGTCATTGCCGACGAACTCGACGCCATGATCCAGATGCATGTGCATGAAACCGCCTTTGAGGTGGAACAGGCCCTCGAACAACGCCAGGAGCGGCCATTGGCGCGCCTGAACCGTCTCGGCCTGCTGGGCCCGCGCTTCCAGGCCGTACACATGACGCAAATCAGCGACGACGACCTGGCATTACTGGTAGAAAGCAACTCCAGCGTGCTGCATTGCCCGGAATCCAACCTGAAACTGGCCAGTGGCTTTTGCCCGGTGGAGCGTCTGTGGCAAGCCGGTGTCAACGTAGCCGTGGGTACCGATGGCGCAGCCAGCAACAATGACCTGGACCTGCTGGGCGAAACCCGCACCGCCGCCCTGCTGGCCAAGGCTGTAGCGGGTTCGGCTACAGCGCTGGACGCACACCGTGCATTGCGCATGGCGACCCTGAACGGCGCACGCGCCCTGGGTATACAGGCAGAAACCGGCTCACTGGAAATCGGCAAGGCGGCGGACATGGTCGCGTTCGATCTTTCCAGGCTGGAGCAGCAACCGATCTATGATCCAGTGTCACAGCTTATATATGCCACCGGTCGCGATTGCGTGAGCCATGTCTGGGTGGCAGGCAGGCAATTGCTCGACAACCGCCGCCTGACCCGCATGGACGAGCAGGCGCTGCGCGAAACCGCCATTGCCTGGGGCAAGCGTATCAGCGGCGCAAATTGA
- the ubiG gene encoding bifunctional 2-polyprenyl-6-hydroxyphenol methylase/3-demethylubiquinol 3-O-methyltransferase UbiG, whose amino-acid sequence MSNVDRAEIAKFEALAHRWWDRESEFKPLHDINPLRVNWIDERVNLAGKKVLDVGCGGGILSEAMALRGATVTGIDMGEAPLAVAQLHQLESGVSVEYRQITAEDLAEEMPEQFDVVTCLEMLEHVPDPSSVIRACYRMVKPGGQVFFSTINRNPKAYLFAIVGAEYIMGLLPRGTHDFKKFIRPSELGAWSRDAGLQVKDIIGLTYNPLTKHYKLASDVDVNYMIQTLREA is encoded by the coding sequence ATGAGCAACGTCGACCGCGCAGAAATCGCCAAATTCGAGGCACTGGCACATCGCTGGTGGGATCGTGAAAGCGAGTTCAAGCCGCTGCACGATATCAATCCGCTTCGGGTCAACTGGATCGACGAGCGGGTCAATCTGGCCGGCAAGAAAGTCCTGGACGTCGGTTGTGGCGGCGGCATTCTCAGCGAGGCCATGGCCCTGCGCGGTGCCACCGTGACCGGTATCGACATGGGCGAAGCGCCGCTGGCCGTGGCCCAGCTGCATCAGCTCGAATCCGGCGTGAGCGTCGAATATCGGCAGATCACCGCCGAAGACCTGGCTGAAGAAATGCCCGAGCAGTTCGATGTAGTGACCTGCCTGGAAATGCTCGAACACGTGCCGGATCCTTCCTCCGTGATCCGCGCCTGCTATCGCATGGTCAAGCCCGGCGGCCAGGTGTTCTTCTCTACCATCAACCGCAACCCCAAGGCCTACCTGTTCGCCATTGTCGGTGCCGAATACATCATGGGCCTGCTGCCACGCGGCACCCATGACTTCAAGAAATTCATCCGCCCGTCGGAACTGGGTGCCTGGAGCCGTGATGCAGGCCTGCAGGTCAAGGACATCATCGGCCTGACCTACAACCCGCTGACCAAGCACTACAAGCTGGCTTCGGACGTGGACGTCAACTACATGATCCAGACACTTCGGGAGGCATGA
- the mupP gene encoding N-acetylmuramic acid 6-phosphate phosphatase MupP has product MRLRAVLFDMDGTLLDTAPDFIAISQAMLADRGLPAVADKLIRDEISGGAKAMVAATFAMSPQDPAFEALRLEFLERYQRDCAVHSKLFDGMAQLLADIEKSGLIWGVVTNKPVRFAQPIMEQLGLAERSALLICPDHVTHSKPHPEPLILACSQLDLDPASVLFVGDDLRDIESGRDAGTKTAAVRYGYIHPNDNPDHWGADVVVDHPLDLRKVLDNALCSC; this is encoded by the coding sequence ATGCGCTTGAGAGCGGTTCTATTCGACATGGACGGCACATTGCTCGATACCGCACCGGACTTCATCGCCATTTCCCAGGCAATGCTGGCCGATCGCGGTTTGCCAGCAGTGGCGGACAAGCTGATTCGCGATGAAATCTCGGGCGGCGCCAAAGCCATGGTCGCAGCGACCTTTGCCATGTCCCCGCAGGACCCGGCCTTCGAGGCCCTGCGCCTGGAGTTCCTAGAGCGCTACCAGCGCGATTGCGCGGTGCACAGCAAACTCTTCGACGGCATGGCCCAATTGCTGGCCGATATCGAAAAGTCCGGCCTGATCTGGGGCGTCGTCACCAACAAGCCGGTGCGCTTCGCCCAGCCGATCATGGAACAGCTCGGGCTGGCCGAGCGCTCGGCACTGCTGATCTGCCCCGATCATGTCACCCACAGCAAACCTCACCCCGAGCCGCTGATCCTGGCCTGCAGCCAGCTTGATCTTGACCCGGCCAGCGTGCTGTTCGTGGGAGACGATCTGCGTGATATCGAGTCAGGTCGCGATGCTGGCACCAAGACAGCCGCCGTGCGTTACGGCTATATCCACCCCAACGACAACCCCGATCACTGGGGCGCCGATGTGGTCGTGGATCACCCGCTGGACCTGCGCAAGGTGCTGGACAACGCGCTGTGCAGTTGCTGA
- a CDS encoding YciK family oxidoreductase, whose amino-acid sequence MFDYSARPELLKDRVILVTGAGRGIGAAAAKTYAAHGATVLLLGKTEANLTQVYDEIEAAGHPQPVVIPFNLETALPHQYDELAAMIETEFGHLDGLLHNASIIGPRTPVEQLSGENFMRVMHINVNATFMLTSTLLPLLKLSADASVIFTSSSVGRKGRAYWGAYGVSKFATEGLMQTLADELDTVAPVRSNSINPGATRTSMRAQAYPAENPLDNPTPEEIMPVYLYLMGPDSTGINGQAFNAQ is encoded by the coding sequence ATGTTCGATTACTCCGCCCGCCCCGAACTGCTCAAGGACCGGGTGATTCTGGTCACTGGCGCAGGACGCGGCATCGGTGCTGCGGCAGCAAAGACCTATGCAGCCCATGGCGCCACGGTGCTGCTGCTGGGCAAGACCGAAGCCAACCTGACTCAGGTGTATGACGAGATCGAAGCGGCTGGCCATCCTCAGCCTGTGGTCATTCCATTCAATCTGGAAACCGCCCTGCCCCATCAATACGATGAGCTGGCAGCCATGATCGAAACAGAATTCGGCCATCTCGACGGCCTGCTGCACAACGCCTCGATCATCGGCCCGCGCACGCCAGTGGAGCAGTTATCCGGCGAGAACTTCATGCGGGTCATGCACATCAACGTCAATGCGACGTTCATGCTGACCAGCACCCTGCTGCCATTGCTCAAGCTGTCCGCCGATGCATCGGTGATATTCACCTCAAGCAGTGTCGGCCGCAAGGGACGCGCCTACTGGGGCGCCTATGGCGTGTCGAAGTTCGCGACCGAAGGGCTGATGCAGACCCTGGCCGACGAACTGGACACTGTCGCGCCAGTGCGCTCCAACAGCATCAACCCCGGCGCAACCCGTACCAGCATGCGAGCCCAGGCTTACCCCGCTGAAAACCCTCTGGACAACCCGACGCCCGAGGAAATCATGCCGGTCTATCTGTACCTGATGGGCCCCGACAGCACCGGCATCAACGGCCAGGCTTTCAACGCGCAATAA
- a CDS encoding GGDEF domain-containing protein, with amino-acid sequence MSSPTGPKTIDFDTARLQRLDSRTRPAAPLPPADLPTLIQQLSQQLQSSLEAEKILGMFFRGIQRLMPLSALIYEHSRSDLSLHLGESAEHRAHYTLRHMNECLGNLEFQRDTAFSEQELGELESLIICLLYPMKNALLYRIAMQSALRDPLTNTGNRIAMDQNLMLEIEVSHRQKQPLSVLMLDIDYFKNVNDNFGHKTGDEVLRTIAHTLKTQLRSVDRMFRYGGEEFVVVLANTDRECAAMIGERLRQAVLELKFHESNTVLNTTISLGCSTLLPAESADSLLRRADKALYVAKREGRNRLNMAG; translated from the coding sequence ATGAGTTCTCCGACCGGTCCCAAGACAATTGATTTCGATACTGCAAGATTGCAAAGGCTCGACTCTCGCACTCGACCGGCGGCCCCTCTTCCTCCTGCTGATCTGCCCACCCTCATTCAGCAACTGAGCCAGCAGTTACAGAGCAGTCTGGAAGCCGAAAAGATTCTTGGCATGTTCTTCCGTGGCATTCAACGCCTCATGCCATTGTCCGCGCTGATCTATGAACACTCCCGCAGCGATCTGAGCCTGCATTTGGGTGAAAGCGCGGAGCACCGTGCCCATTACACCTTGCGCCACATGAACGAATGCCTGGGGAATCTGGAATTCCAGCGCGACACGGCATTCAGCGAGCAGGAACTGGGCGAGCTTGAGTCACTGATCATCTGCCTGCTCTACCCCATGAAAAATGCGCTGCTGTATCGCATCGCCATGCAAAGCGCACTGCGCGACCCGCTGACCAATACCGGCAACCGGATCGCGATGGACCAGAACCTGATGCTGGAAATCGAAGTGTCTCACCGCCAGAAACAGCCGCTTTCAGTGCTGATGCTGGATATCGATTACTTCAAGAACGTCAACGACAACTTCGGCCACAAGACCGGCGATGAGGTGCTGCGCACCATTGCCCATACGCTCAAGACTCAGTTGCGCAGCGTTGACCGGATGTTCAGGTATGGCGGGGAAGAGTTTGTGGTTGTGCTTGCCAACACTGATCGCGAGTGTGCAGCCATGATCGGTGAACGCCTGCGCCAGGCGGTGCTGGAACTGAAGTTCCACGAAAGCAATACCGTGCTCAACACCACCATCAGCCTGGGCTGTTCGACGCTGCTGCCGGCAGAATCGGCCGACAGCCTGCTACGCCGCGCCGACAAGGCCTTGTATGTCGCCAAACGCGAGGGCCGCAACCGCCTGAACATGGCGGGTTAA
- a CDS encoding TenA family transcriptional regulator, whose product MIDTFNRTGPLMEASSYPAWAQQLIKDCSAAKARVVEHELYQKMRDGRLSPQVMRHYLIGGWPVVEQFAVYMAKNLTKTRFGRHPGEDMARRWLMRNIRVELNHADYWVNWCAGHGVSVDDLHAQRVAPELHALSHWCWQTSSSDSLAVAMAATNYAIEGATGEWAAVVCSSDVYAEGFPSETRKRAMKWLKMHAQYDDAHPWEALEIICTLAGNNPSVQLQTELRQATTKSYDYMYLFLESCMQLDKVKPSRERVAAVGA is encoded by the coding sequence GTGATCGACACTTTCAATAGAACCGGTCCGCTCATGGAAGCCAGCAGTTATCCGGCATGGGCGCAACAGTTGATCAAGGATTGCAGTGCCGCCAAGGCTCGTGTGGTCGAACACGAGCTGTATCAGAAAATGCGTGATGGGCGCCTGAGCCCGCAGGTCATGCGCCATTACTTGATTGGCGGCTGGCCGGTGGTTGAGCAGTTTGCCGTCTACATGGCCAAGAACCTGACCAAGACACGTTTCGGCCGCCATCCTGGGGAGGATATGGCGCGTCGCTGGCTGATGCGTAATATCCGCGTCGAACTCAATCATGCAGATTATTGGGTGAACTGGTGTGCCGGCCATGGGGTGAGTGTCGATGACCTGCACGCCCAGCGCGTGGCGCCCGAGCTGCATGCCTTGAGCCACTGGTGCTGGCAGACCAGCTCTTCGGATTCCCTGGCCGTGGCCATGGCCGCCACCAACTATGCCATCGAGGGGGCAACAGGCGAGTGGGCGGCAGTCGTCTGTTCCAGTGATGTCTACGCCGAAGGTTTCCCCAGCGAAACCCGCAAGCGCGCCATGAAATGGCTGAAGATGCACGCTCAGTATGACGATGCGCACCCATGGGAAGCGCTGGAGATCATTTGCACCCTGGCGGGCAACAACCCCAGCGTGCAGCTACAGACCGAATTGCGTCAGGCGACCACCAAGAGCTATGACTACATGTACCTGTTCCTTGAAAGCTGTATGCAGCTGGACAAGGTAAAGCCTTCGCGCGAGCGTGTAGCAGCGGTCGGGGCCTGA